The following are encoded in a window of Diorhabda sublineata isolate icDioSubl1.1 chromosome 3, icDioSubl1.1, whole genome shotgun sequence genomic DNA:
- the LOC130442093 gene encoding transcription factor 12 isoform X9, with product MDFQRHCYLGGQFNSYWRYGNPDSGYGSDEFHESPRYTSPGANSYYLATDGTPNPGVGGSGPSPTAGGGTGGSEWPASYTYQTYEAFGLIPETEPPGGLPPMSSLRPNGTPTATTLAGPNAPFGPPNNDAVVNKGLGGLYTPAEQASASSYSSAPSTPVSSPPPINPAGWLTNHSTPHSPHYTQAVSVNTTVAPQGIHMPPAPEAQRLDDAIGFLRDHSEATGTRMEERLDDAINVLRNHAEPLGLVGQLPAHQMTQLGYPAPPAEAHLNDSIKVERPTYNTKKRKEPPDMDTKPSSSVESLVQPNSTSGPPPKSTKRSRRYVDNCLSNTDEDEIDDPNNKAIREKERRQANNVRERCSSADETEEGDLDPDIKAQREKERRQANNARERIRIRDINEALKELGRMCMAHLKTDKPQTKLGILNMAVEVIMTLEQQVRERNLNPKAACLKRREEEKAEDGPKLGPGPHHMLSTPHYPTLPGGPTNLPHNPGQPQ from the exons TACGGATCCGACGAATTCCACGAATCTCCCCGATACACATCACCAGGAGCGAACTCCTATTACCTAGCGACTGATGGAACGCCTAATCCCGGTGTGGGTGGCAGCGGTCCCTCCCCGACAGCAGGGGGCGGTACCGGGGGTAGCGAATGGCCCGCCTCATATACATACCAAACCTACGAAGCCTTCGGACTTATACCGGAAACAGAACCGCCAGGAGGTTTACCGCCTATGTCTTCGTTAAGGCCTAACGGTACACCCACCGCAACTACCTTAGCCGGACCCAATGCACCTTTTGGACCACCCAACAACGACGCAGTAGTTAATAAAGGACTAGGAGGA TTATACACACCAGCCGAACAGGCTAGCGCGAGTAGCTACAGTTCGGCACCATCTACACCAGTCAGTTCACCGCCTCCCATAAATCCAGCCGGATGGTTAACGAATCACAGTACCCCGCATTCGCCTCATTATACACAAGCCGTTAGTGTAAATACTACTGTAGCTCCTCAGGGAATACACATG CCTCCTGCACCAGAAGCACAACGTTTAGACGATGCTATAGGTTTCCTTAGGGATCATTCCGAAGCAACG GGTACTAGAATGGAAGAGAGATTAGACGACGCGATAAATGTATTGAGGAACCACGCGGAACCTTTAGGATTAGTCGGACAACTTCCCGCCCATCAAATGACACAACTCGGATATCCGGCGCCACCCGCCGAAGCTCATCTAAACGATAGTATTAAAGTTGAACGGCCCACGTACAACACGA AAAAACGTAAAGAACCGCCAGATATGGATACGAAACCATCCAGTTCAGTAGAAAGTTTAGTACAACCAAATTCAACCAGTGGCCCCCCTCCaaaatcgacaaaaaggtcgaggAGATA TGTTGATAATTGTTTAAGTAATACCGATGAAGACGAAATTGACGACCCCAACAACAAGGCCATACGCGAGAAAGAGCGTAGACAGGCCAACAATGTTCGTGAACG TTGTTCCAGTGCCGATGAAACAGAGGAAGGTGATTTAGATCCTGATATTAAAGCCCAAAGGGAAAAAGAAAGGAGGCAGGCTAATAATGCGAGGGAAAG gatAAGAATTCGCGATATAAACGAAGCTCTAAAAGAATTGGGTAGAATGTGCATGGCGCATCTAAAAACCGACAAACCACAGACCAAACTCGGAATTTTGAATATGGCTGTCGAGGTAATTATGACCTTGGAACAGCAAGTTAGAg AGAGGAATCTCAATCCAAAAGCAGCTTGTTTAAAAAGGcgagaagaagaaaaagcaGAAGACGGACCAAAATTGGGTCCAGGACCTCATCACATGCTCTCTACGCCTCATTACCCCACGTTACCT gGGGGACCTACGAATTTGCCTCACAATCCAGGTCAGCCACAATAG
- the LOC130442093 gene encoding protein daughterless isoform X10, with translation MDFQRHCYLGGQFNSYWRYGNPDSGYGSDEFHESPRYTSPGANSYYLATDGTPNPGVGGSGPSPTAGGGTGGSEWPASYTYQTYEAFGLIPETEPPGGLPPMSSLRPNGTPTATTLAGPNAPFGPPNNDAVVNKGLGGLYTPAEQASASSYSSAPSTPVSSPPPINPAGWLTNHSTPHSPHYTQAVSVNTTVAPQGIHMGTRMEERLDDAINVLRNHAEPLGLVGQLPAHQMTQLGYPAPPAEAHLNDSIKVERPTYNTKKRKEPPDMDTKPSSSVESLVQPNSTSGPPPKSTKRSRRYVDNCLSNTDEDEIDDPNNKAIREKERRQANNVRERCSSADETEEGDLDPDIKAQREKERRQANNARERIRIRDINEALKELGRMCMAHLKTDKPQTKLGILNMAVEVIMTLEQQVRERNLNPKAACLKRREEEKAEDGPKLGPGPHHMLSTPHYPTLPGGPTNLPHNPGQPQ, from the exons TACGGATCCGACGAATTCCACGAATCTCCCCGATACACATCACCAGGAGCGAACTCCTATTACCTAGCGACTGATGGAACGCCTAATCCCGGTGTGGGTGGCAGCGGTCCCTCCCCGACAGCAGGGGGCGGTACCGGGGGTAGCGAATGGCCCGCCTCATATACATACCAAACCTACGAAGCCTTCGGACTTATACCGGAAACAGAACCGCCAGGAGGTTTACCGCCTATGTCTTCGTTAAGGCCTAACGGTACACCCACCGCAACTACCTTAGCCGGACCCAATGCACCTTTTGGACCACCCAACAACGACGCAGTAGTTAATAAAGGACTAGGAGGA TTATACACACCAGCCGAACAGGCTAGCGCGAGTAGCTACAGTTCGGCACCATCTACACCAGTCAGTTCACCGCCTCCCATAAATCCAGCCGGATGGTTAACGAATCACAGTACCCCGCATTCGCCTCATTATACACAAGCCGTTAGTGTAAATACTACTGTAGCTCCTCAGGGAATACACATG GGTACTAGAATGGAAGAGAGATTAGACGACGCGATAAATGTATTGAGGAACCACGCGGAACCTTTAGGATTAGTCGGACAACTTCCCGCCCATCAAATGACACAACTCGGATATCCGGCGCCACCCGCCGAAGCTCATCTAAACGATAGTATTAAAGTTGAACGGCCCACGTACAACACGA AAAAACGTAAAGAACCGCCAGATATGGATACGAAACCATCCAGTTCAGTAGAAAGTTTAGTACAACCAAATTCAACCAGTGGCCCCCCTCCaaaatcgacaaaaaggtcgaggAGATA TGTTGATAATTGTTTAAGTAATACCGATGAAGACGAAATTGACGACCCCAACAACAAGGCCATACGCGAGAAAGAGCGTAGACAGGCCAACAATGTTCGTGAACG TTGTTCCAGTGCCGATGAAACAGAGGAAGGTGATTTAGATCCTGATATTAAAGCCCAAAGGGAAAAAGAAAGGAGGCAGGCTAATAATGCGAGGGAAAG gatAAGAATTCGCGATATAAACGAAGCTCTAAAAGAATTGGGTAGAATGTGCATGGCGCATCTAAAAACCGACAAACCACAGACCAAACTCGGAATTTTGAATATGGCTGTCGAGGTAATTATGACCTTGGAACAGCAAGTTAGAg AGAGGAATCTCAATCCAAAAGCAGCTTGTTTAAAAAGGcgagaagaagaaaaagcaGAAGACGGACCAAAATTGGGTCCAGGACCTCATCACATGCTCTCTACGCCTCATTACCCCACGTTACCT gGGGGACCTACGAATTTGCCTCACAATCCAGGTCAGCCACAATAG